Proteins encoded within one genomic window of Procambarus clarkii isolate CNS0578487 chromosome 31, FALCON_Pclarkii_2.0, whole genome shotgun sequence:
- the LOC138370117 gene encoding uncharacterized protein — MTLDDMRASYKIIVEEAAMLKMGCGWSDQAWSNQAWSDQAGSNQAWSDQAWSNQAWSDQAGSNQAWSDQAWSNQAWSDQAWSNQAWSDQAGSNQAWSDQAWSDQAWSDQSWSDQAWSDQSWSDQAWSDQAWSNQAWSDQAWSDQAGSDQAWSDQAWSDQAWSNQAWSDQAWSDQAGSDQAWSDQAWSDQAGSDQAWSDQAWSDQAWSDQAWSDQAGSDQSWSDQSWSDQAGSDQSWSDQAWSDQAGSNQAWSDQAWSDQSWSDQAWSDQAWSDQSWSDQAGSNQAWSDQAWSDQAWSDQAWSDQAWSDQAWSDQAGSDQAWSDQAWSDQAWSDQAWSDQAWSDQAGSDQAWSDQAWSDQAWSDQAWSNQAIEKHYLHLELED; from the coding sequence ttgtggctggagtgaccAGGCGTGGAGTAACCAGGCGTGGAGTGACCAGGCGGGGAGTAACCAGGCGTGGAGTGACCAGGCGTGGAGTAACCAGGCGTGGAGTGACCAGGCGGGGAGTAACCAGGCGTGGAGTGACCAGGCGTGGAGTAACCAGGCGTGGAGTGACCAGGCGTGGAGTAACCAGGCGTGGAGTGACCAGGCGGGGAGTAACCAGGCGTGGAGTGACCAGGCGTGGAGTGACCAGGCGTGGAGTGACCAGTCGTGGAGTGACCAGGCGTGGAGTGACCAGTCGTGGAGTGACCAGGCGTGGAGTGACCAGGCGTGGAGTAACCAGGCGTGGAGTGACCAGGCGTGGAGTGACCAGGCGGGGAGTGACCAGGCGTGGAGTGACCAGGCGTGGAGTGACCAGGCGTGGAGTAACCAGGCGTGGAGTGACCAGGCGTGGAGTGACCAGGCGGGGAGTGACCAGGCGTGGAGTGACCAGGCGTGGAGTGACCAGGCGGGGAGTGACCAGGCGTGGAGTGACCAGGCGTGGAGTGACCAGGCGTGGAGTGACCAGGCATGGAGTGACCAGGCGGGGAGTGACCAGTCGTGGAGTGACCAGTCGTGGAGTGACCAGGCGGGGAGTGACCAGTCGTGGAGTGACCAGGCGTGGAGTGACCAGGCGGGGAGTAACCAGGCGTGGAGTGACCAGGCGTGGAGTGACCAGTCGTGGAGTGACCAGGCGTGGAGTGACCAGGCGTGGAGTGACCAGTCGTGGAGTGACCAGGCGGGGAGTAACCAGGCGTGGAGTGACCAGGCGTGGAGTGACCAGGCGTGGAGTGACCAGGCGTGGAGTGACCAGGCGTGGAGTGACCAGGCGTGGAGTGACCAGGCGGGGAGTGACCAGGCGTGGAGTGACCAGGCGTGGAGTGACCAGGCGTGGAGTGACCAGGCGTGGAGTGACCAGGCGTGGAGTGACCAGGCGGGGAGTGACCAGGCGTGGAGTGACCAGGCGTGGAGTGACCAGGCGTGGAGTGACCAGGCGTGGAGTAACCAGGCCATAgagaaacattacttacatttagAGCTGGAAGATTGA